Proteins encoded together in one Scyliorhinus canicula chromosome 21, sScyCan1.1, whole genome shotgun sequence window:
- the spaca9 gene encoding sperm acrosome-associated protein 9 isoform X1: protein MNELKATLRDLEQRYLLFKQQQFTFVAALDHTRENAHDKTKPVSTLSQVQNYLDHYCNSSTDKRILIMFLDLCKGLSDFCSQLEDINPKACSPDDRLEKCKLLLSCNNDMSDIRAKYPHDEVNHLSCDESKHHYGAVISILPVSLDLLREGIGVIESAQYEAARNNRYAECMNKKESPEIKDISIQTVPIQRKDCENKYVKWKASIQQKNKLLKSKSPWIPPGKTNGL, encoded by the exons ATGAATGAGCTGAAGGCTACCTTGCGAGATCTGGAACAACGCTATTTACTCTTCAAACAGCAGCAATTCACATTTGTTGCCGCACTGGATCATACTCGTGAGAATGCTCATGACAAGACCAAACCCGTATCCACTCTTTCACAG GTTCAAAATTACCTGGACCATTACTGTAACAGTTCAACTGACAAGAGAATCTTGATCATGTTTCTGGATCTCTGCAAAGGTCTCAGTGATTTTTGCAGTCAACTCGAGGATATAAATCCCAAAGCTTGCTCACCTGATGATAGActggagaagtgcaaactccttCTCAGTTGTAACAATGACATGTCCGACATCCGGGCCAA ATATCCACATGATGAGGTGAACCACCTGAGCTGTGATGAATCAAAGCATCACTACGGTGCGGTGATCAGCATCTTGCCAGTTTCTCtagatttgttaagggaagggaTTGGAGTCATTGAATCAGCCCAGTACGAAGCTGCAAGAAATAACAGGTATGCTGAATGCAtgaacaaaaaggaatcaccaGAGATCAAAGACATCAGCATTCAAACTGTTCCAATTCAGAGGAAAGATTGTGAAAACAAATACGTGAAATGGAAAGCTTCCATCCaacagaaaaataaattgttAAAGTCCAAATCACCATGGATACCACCTGGTAAAACCAATGGTCTTTGA
- the spaca9 gene encoding sperm acrosome-associated protein 9 isoform X2, which produces MNELKATLRDLEQRYLLFKQQQFTFVAALDHTRENAHDKTKPVSTLSQVQNYLDHYCNSSTDKRILIMFLDLCKGLSDFCSQLEDINPKACSPDDRLEKCKLLLSCNNDMSDIRAKYPHDEVNHLSCDESKHHYGAVISILPVSLDLLREGIGVIESAQYEAARNNRCEMQRAAFSK; this is translated from the exons ATGAATGAGCTGAAGGCTACCTTGCGAGATCTGGAACAACGCTATTTACTCTTCAAACAGCAGCAATTCACATTTGTTGCCGCACTGGATCATACTCGTGAGAATGCTCATGACAAGACCAAACCCGTATCCACTCTTTCACAG GTTCAAAATTACCTGGACCATTACTGTAACAGTTCAACTGACAAGAGAATCTTGATCATGTTTCTGGATCTCTGCAAAGGTCTCAGTGATTTTTGCAGTCAACTCGAGGATATAAATCCCAAAGCTTGCTCACCTGATGATAGActggagaagtgcaaactccttCTCAGTTGTAACAATGACATGTCCGACATCCGGGCCAA ATATCCACATGATGAGGTGAACCACCTGAGCTGTGATGAATCAAAGCATCACTACGGTGCGGTGATCAGCATCTTGCCAGTTTCTCtagatttgttaagggaagggaTTGGAGTCATTGAATCAGCCCAGTACGAAGCTGCAAGAAATAACAG